One Gloeothece verrucosa PCC 7822 DNA window includes the following coding sequences:
- the murA gene encoding UDP-N-acetylglucosamine 1-carboxyvinyltransferase, whose product MKETYITTNSQALTESDSPVLEIWGPTSLKGEVRISGAKNSALAIMAGTLLCSDDCRISNVPSLMDVGRMVQILAALGVKINRKQDTLEINATEIGQTQAPYDLVSQLRASFFVIGPLLARLGVARVPLPGGCAIGARPVDLHVRGLQAMGAEVTIEHGIVHAYVKGSSRRLKGASIYLDYPSVGATETIMMAATLAEGETTIGNAAQEPEVEDLANFCRSMGAKIRGAGTNTIIVSGVERLHSTDYPIIPDRIEAGTFLVAGAITHSPISLYPVIPEHLSPVIAKLKEVGCNVILEDYKRLRLVPGELRATDIETLPYPGFPTDMQAQFMALLTKSEGNSMVTETVFENRLRHVAELQRMGADIKVKGNVAVVKGVPFLSGAPVMATDLRASAALVLAGLAARGKTVVQGLHHLDRGYENIEDKLRQLGANLQRV is encoded by the coding sequence ATAAAAGAGACTTATATTACCACCAACTCTCAAGCCCTAACGGAATCTGATAGCCCGGTTTTAGAAATCTGGGGTCCGACTTCTTTAAAAGGAGAAGTAAGGATCAGTGGGGCAAAAAATTCTGCTTTAGCCATTATGGCGGGAACTTTGTTGTGTTCGGATGATTGCCGCATTAGCAACGTTCCCTCTCTGATGGATGTAGGGCGGATGGTGCAAATTTTGGCGGCTTTGGGGGTAAAAATTAACAGGAAGCAAGACACCCTCGAAATCAATGCTACCGAAATTGGGCAAACCCAAGCGCCTTATGACCTAGTTTCTCAGTTAAGAGCGAGTTTCTTTGTGATTGGTCCATTGCTGGCGAGATTAGGGGTTGCTAGAGTGCCTTTACCGGGCGGCTGTGCTATTGGTGCTAGGCCGGTAGATCTTCATGTGCGCGGACTCCAAGCGATGGGAGCAGAGGTAACCATCGAACATGGAATTGTTCATGCTTATGTGAAGGGAAGTAGCCGCCGCCTAAAAGGAGCTAGTATTTACCTAGATTATCCTAGTGTAGGGGCCACAGAAACGATTATGATGGCGGCGACCCTAGCCGAAGGAGAAACCACCATCGGCAATGCGGCACAAGAACCGGAAGTAGAAGATTTAGCGAATTTCTGCCGCTCAATGGGGGCGAAAATTCGGGGAGCAGGGACGAATACTATTATTGTCTCTGGGGTTGAGCGTTTACATAGCACAGATTACCCGATTATCCCTGATCGTATCGAAGCCGGCACGTTTTTGGTAGCGGGTGCCATTACCCACTCTCCTATTAGTCTATATCCGGTGATTCCTGAACATTTAAGTCCTGTGATTGCCAAATTGAAAGAAGTTGGTTGTAACGTAATTCTTGAGGATTATAAGCGGCTGCGGCTGGTTCCTGGGGAATTGCGGGCAACAGATATTGAAACCCTACCCTATCCTGGTTTTCCCACCGATATGCAAGCTCAGTTTATGGCGTTACTTACCAAGAGTGAGGGCAATAGTATGGTGACAGAAACGGTATTCGAGAACCGTTTACGCCATGTGGCTGAGTTACAACGCATGGGCGCTGATATTAAAGTTAAAGGAAATGTCGCAGTAGTCAAGGGCGTTCCTTTCCTCTCGGGTGCGCCGGTGATGGCGACTGATTTGAGAGCTTCTGCCGCCTTGGTTTTGGCAGGGTTAGCGGCGAGAGGTAAAACCGTTGTTCAAGGATTGCATCATTTAGATCGGGGTTATGAAAATATAGAGGATAAACTCCGACAATTAGGCGCTAATTTACAACGGGTTTAG
- a CDS encoding cation:proton antiporter, giving the protein MNILPSIPFSSLEWTPLPLLATATEAESSSLIIAAVLLSLVVIYFASKLGGEICVRINLPPVLGELVGGVIIGVSVLHLLVFPEGGASASDSMLIQFLLATSELTPEAASSVFATSSEVISVLSELGVVILLLEIGIESDLKELIRVGPQAAIVAVVGVVAPFATGTAGLIYFFNVAAIPAIFAGAALTATSIGITAKVLAEIGRLSSKEGQIIIGAAVLDDILGIVVLAVVASLVKTGKIEIFNVVYLIISAGAFLIGAIVIGRFLSPYFVKLVNEMKTRGQLLLAGLIFAFILSYIAQVIQLEAILGSFTAGLVLAETEKRSELADQVIPVADIFVPIFFVCVGAKTDLSVLNPAIPSNREGLIIAAFLIVVAIVGKVITGFTVFGQPDINRLAIGVGMIPRGEVGLVFAGVGSASGALSPSTDAAIIMMVILTTFLAPPLLRVVFKEPKVTLEEQSN; this is encoded by the coding sequence ATGAACATATTACCGTCAATACCTTTTAGTTCTTTAGAATGGACTCCCTTACCTCTATTAGCAACTGCAACTGAAGCTGAAAGCAGTTCTTTAATTATTGCCGCCGTTTTGCTCAGTTTAGTGGTTATTTATTTTGCCAGTAAACTCGGCGGAGAAATTTGTGTCAGAATCAACCTACCCCCAGTCTTAGGGGAATTAGTCGGAGGGGTGATTATTGGTGTTTCTGTATTACATTTATTAGTTTTTCCAGAAGGGGGAGCATCCGCGAGTGACTCGATGCTCATACAATTTTTACTGGCTACCTCTGAACTAACACCGGAAGCCGCCTCATCAGTTTTTGCTACTTCTAGTGAAGTGATTAGCGTCCTCTCAGAACTCGGCGTAGTGATTTTATTATTGGAAATTGGCATCGAATCTGACCTTAAAGAATTAATTCGCGTCGGGCCTCAAGCCGCTATCGTCGCTGTGGTGGGTGTGGTTGCGCCTTTTGCCACCGGAACCGCCGGACTGATTTATTTTTTCAACGTTGCTGCTATCCCCGCTATTTTTGCCGGTGCAGCCTTAACCGCCACCAGTATCGGGATTACAGCCAAGGTTTTAGCAGAAATTGGTCGTCTAAGTTCTAAAGAAGGTCAAATTATCATTGGAGCCGCCGTTCTAGACGATATTTTAGGAATAGTGGTCTTAGCTGTCGTGGCCAGTTTGGTCAAAACCGGTAAAATAGAAATCTTCAATGTAGTTTATTTAATCATTAGCGCAGGAGCATTTCTGATTGGGGCGATCGTGATTGGTCGTTTTTTGAGTCCTTATTTCGTCAAGTTAGTCAATGAAATGAAAACGAGAGGGCAATTATTATTGGCGGGTTTGATCTTTGCTTTTATCCTCTCTTACATTGCTCAAGTCATTCAACTAGAAGCAATTTTAGGCTCATTTACTGCCGGTTTAGTGCTGGCCGAAACAGAAAAACGCTCAGAATTAGCCGATCAAGTCATACCGGTTGCTGACATTTTTGTGCCCATTTTCTTTGTTTGTGTAGGGGCAAAAACCGACTTAAGTGTCTTAAATCCAGCCATTCCGAGCAATCGAGAAGGCTTAATTATTGCAGCATTTTTAATTGTGGTAGCAATTGTGGGTAAAGTGATCACCGGCTTTACAGTCTTCGGACAGCCAGACATAAACCGTTTAGCCATTGGGGTTGGGATGATTCCTCGGGGCGAAGTGGGTTTAGTATTTGCTGGAGTCGGATCAGCGAGTGGGGCCCTTTCGCCTTCTACAGACGCAGCCATTATTATGATGGTGATCCTCACGACTTTTTTAGCACCTCCCTTATTACGAGTGGTCTTTAAAGAACCAAAAGTAACCCTCGAAGAACAGTCTAATTAA
- a CDS encoding DUF5615 family PIN-like protein, which yields MKILLDECIDRKLAREFVEYEVKTVPQMGWAGIKNGQLLSLAEAEYDVFITVDRNLPFQQNLSQFDLSVIVLQAPSNRLADLKPLVPKVLAILPTVAKGKATIVDS from the coding sequence ATGAAGATCCTTTTAGATGAGTGCATTGATCGCAAGCTGGCGCGAGAGTTTGTCGAATATGAAGTAAAAACGGTTCCACAGATGGGATGGGCAGGAATCAAAAATGGCCAACTTCTTAGTCTTGCAGAAGCCGAGTATGATGTTTTTATTACAGTTGATCGAAATTTGCCGTTTCAACAAAATCTGTCTCAGTTTGATCTTTCTGTAATTGTTTTACAAGCACCATCTAATCGTTTGGCTGATCTAAAGCCTTTAGTTCCAAAGGTTTTAGCTATTTTACCTACAGTTGCTAAAGGAAAAGCTACGATAGTTGATAGTTAA
- a CDS encoding DUF433 domain-containing protein, whose protein sequence is MLKDSPIISRSPEIMSGTPVFTGTRVPVQTLLDYLKAGESIDDFLDGFPTVTREQVIALLEEAGKRLINMAA, encoded by the coding sequence ATGCTGAAAGACTCCCCCATCATTAGCAGATCCCCGGAAATAATGAGTGGAACTCCGGTTTTTACGGGTACTAGAGTTCCGGTGCAGACGCTTTTGGACTATCTCAAAGCCGGAGAATCAATTGATGATTTTTTGGATGGATTTCCCACCGTGACGAGAGAGCAGGTTATTGCCTTGCTTGAAGAGGCGGGAAAGCGGCTTATAAACATGGCGGCATAA
- a CDS encoding TrmH family RNA methyltransferase, translating into MITSLQNPLVKQMRKLHRAKGRREQNLFLIEGTHLLETACKVKSSLMVVCCTPDWQNRYPQLWELASQKAQRAEIVTPEILAAMTTTVNPDGVVASAARISNPTELISPLSLGLVLEQLQDPGNLGTIIRTAVATEVEGLWLSDDSVDVDNPKVLRASAGEWFRVPMRVSQNLPQVIEDYKSQNVQVIATLPQGTKTYWEIDFTRPTLILMGNEGAGLSDELISLADIGVNIPLGGGVESLNVAIATALLLYEAKRQRAVNQKT; encoded by the coding sequence ATGATCACCAGCTTGCAGAATCCTCTCGTGAAACAGATGCGTAAATTACATCGTGCCAAAGGAAGGCGGGAGCAAAATCTGTTTTTAATAGAGGGAACGCACTTACTCGAGACGGCCTGTAAAGTAAAGAGTTCCCTGATGGTAGTTTGTTGTACGCCAGACTGGCAAAATCGTTATCCTCAACTGTGGGAGTTAGCAAGCCAAAAAGCCCAACGAGCGGAAATTGTCACCCCAGAAATTTTAGCCGCCATGACTACCACCGTCAATCCCGATGGAGTAGTGGCAAGTGCGGCTCGCATCAGTAACCCAACAGAACTCATTTCTCCTTTATCCCTAGGCTTAGTGCTAGAACAATTACAAGACCCCGGCAATTTAGGTACAATTATTCGCACAGCCGTAGCAACAGAGGTAGAAGGATTATGGTTAAGTGACGATAGCGTCGATGTGGATAATCCTAAAGTGTTGCGAGCATCAGCCGGTGAGTGGTTTCGCGTACCGATGAGAGTTAGCCAAAATTTACCTCAAGTTATTGAAGATTATAAAAGCCAAAATGTTCAAGTTATAGCGACTTTGCCGCAAGGAACTAAAACTTATTGGGAAATCGATTTTACCCGTCCTACTTTGATTTTAATGGGGAATGAGGGAGCAGGATTAAGTGATGAGTTGATTTCTCTGGCTGATATTGGGGTAAATATTCCTTTGGGAGGAGGCGTAGAGTCATTGAATGTGGCGATAGCAACGGCTTTGTTATTATACGAAGCCAAACGACAAAGAGCAGTTAACCAAAAGACCTAA
- a CDS encoding CHAT domain-containing protein, whose translation MKSIISSFLFVTIGLTPLSLALINQAAWAQTQTQQDLQQLRQQAAQQTQQGKPLQAIETLQQLLTLARQQKNRETEAEALLGLGFNYNIIGKPQQALESFEQALLIYREINNRSWEATTLNSIGLVYDNIGQPQKALEYYSQALPIRREVGDRSGEAATLNNIGAVYDSIGQPQKALEYYSQALPITREVGDRTGEAATLNNIGGVYGSIGQPQKALEYYSQVLPIAREVGERSGEGRTLTNIGGVYNSIGQPQKALEFYNQALPITREVGDRSGEATTLISIGLVYSNIGQPQKALEYYNQALPIKREVGDRSGEAATLNNIGGVYGSIGQPQKALECYSQALPIMREVGDRSGEATTLTNIGSVYLSIGQPQKALEYYSQALPIWREVGDRSGEATTLSSIGLVYDNIGQPQKALEYYSQALPIRREVGDRSGEATTLSNIGLVYSNIGQPQKALEYYNQALPITREVGDRSGEATTLNNIGGVYRNIGQPQKALEYYSQALPIRREVGDRSGEDTTLSNIGAVYYSIGQPQKALEYYNQALPITREVGDRSGEAATLNNIGLVYDNIGQPQKALEYYSQALPIVREVGNRSGEASTLTNIGNVYLSIGQPQKALEYLTQALPIMREVGNRSGEAATLNNIGLVYYSIGQPQKALEYFTQALPIRREVGNRSGEASTLGNIGGVYQALNQPNEAITNLKESVSINLKIRGDLIKEYRQQFLKEERGAAIALTNILIDQNKPEEAYQWINSATTFELADYTRLINAKVANPEAQKLIEQWTEKNQQLNLLRQNLQDNFSESLAQKMRDFEAEVNKEAKDIVERFPEVADLFEFKLEDIAKLQESIPTETTVIHPVLLTNIQNVPNTVAIFVITRDKLTVTKVPLNSTNIDNLITTTYQKLNNRFDSEYLENLAQLYDFMIRPVEAQLNPNQPISIIATGKLRYLPFEALYDSQKDQYLIQKYSINYLTRLSTRQVPVTQNTASTPKILAFGNPKPEGKLALNGAEEEVKTITQILPGSQSYLEKNATLNKFKTDSTQQKFALIHLATHGCFNPLGCCLSKVDKCENPDLAANTILFADGSFNIADAELVGFPNVALITLSACQTALETNSNGEEISGVAYLFERAGAKAVIASLWSAEDETTRAIMEQFYHNIKEGMSQAEALQKAKLTQIDSHPWYWSPFILIGNTN comes from the coding sequence ATGAAATCTATTATCAGTAGTTTTTTATTCGTTACTATCGGGTTAACTCCTCTTTCTCTTGCTCTAATTAATCAAGCGGCTTGGGCACAAACTCAAACTCAGCAAGACTTACAGCAACTAAGACAGCAAGCCGCACAGCAAACCCAACAAGGAAAACCCCTACAAGCGATCGAAACCCTTCAACAGTTACTTACTCTAGCGCGGCAACAAAAAAATAGAGAAACAGAAGCTGAGGCACTGCTAGGGTTAGGGTTTAATTACAATATTATAGGTAAACCTCAGCAAGCTTTAGAGTCTTTTGAGCAAGCATTATTAATTTATAGAGAAATTAATAATCGTAGTTGGGAAGCTACCACTCTCAATAGTATAGGATTAGTCTATGACAACATCGGGCAACCCCAGAAGGCTTTGGAATACTACAGCCAAGCTTTGCCCATAAGGCGGGAAGTGGGGGATCGTAGTGGGGAAGCCGCCACTCTCAATAATATAGGAGCAGTCTATGACAGCATCGGGCAACCCCAGAAGGCTTTGGAATACTACAGCCAAGCATTGCCCATAACGCGGGAAGTGGGGGATCGTACTGGGGAAGCCGCCACTCTCAATAATATAGGAGGTGTCTATGGCAGCATCGGGCAACCCCAGAAGGCATTGGAATACTACAGCCAAGTTTTGCCCATAGCGCGGGAAGTGGGGGAGCGTAGTGGGGAAGGAAGGACTCTCACTAATATAGGAGGTGTCTATAACAGCATCGGGCAACCCCAGAAGGCATTGGAATTCTACAACCAAGCTTTGCCCATAACGCGGGAAGTGGGGGATCGTAGTGGGGAAGCTACTACTCTCATTAGTATAGGATTAGTCTATAGTAACATCGGGCAACCCCAGAAGGCTTTAGAATACTACAACCAAGCTTTGCCCATAAAGCGGGAAGTGGGGGATCGTAGTGGGGAAGCCGCCACTCTCAATAATATAGGAGGTGTCTATGGCAGCATCGGGCAACCCCAGAAGGCTTTAGAATGCTACAGCCAAGCTTTGCCCATTATGCGAGAAGTGGGGGATCGTAGTGGGGAAGCTACCACTCTCACTAATATAGGAAGTGTCTATCTTAGTATTGGGCAACCCCAGAAGGCTTTGGAATACTACAGCCAAGCTTTGCCCATATGGCGGGAAGTGGGGGATCGTAGTGGGGAAGCTACTACTCTCAGTAGTATAGGATTAGTCTATGACAACATCGGGCAACCCCAGAAGGCTTTGGAATACTACAGCCAAGCTTTGCCCATAAGGCGGGAAGTGGGGGATCGTAGTGGGGAAGCTACTACTCTCAGTAATATAGGATTAGTCTATAGTAACATCGGGCAACCCCAGAAGGCTTTAGAATACTACAACCAAGCTTTGCCCATAACGCGGGAAGTGGGGGATCGTAGTGGGGAAGCTACTACTCTCAATAATATAGGAGGTGTCTATCGTAACATCGGGCAACCCCAGAAGGCTTTGGAATACTACAGCCAAGCTTTGCCCATAAGGCGGGAAGTGGGCGATCGTAGTGGGGAAGACACCACTCTCAGTAACATAGGAGCAGTCTATTACAGCATCGGGCAACCCCAGAAGGCTTTAGAATACTACAACCAAGCTTTGCCCATAACGCGGGAAGTGGGGGATCGTAGTGGGGAAGCCGCCACTCTCAATAATATAGGATTAGTCTATGACAACATCGGGCAACCCCAGAAGGCTCTGGAATACTACAGCCAAGCTTTGCCCATTGTACGAGAAGTGGGTAATCGTAGTGGGGAAGCTTCCACTCTCACTAATATAGGAAATGTATATCTTAGCATCGGGCAACCCCAGAAGGCTTTGGAATACTTAACCCAAGCTTTGCCCATAATGCGGGAAGTGGGTAATCGTAGTGGGGAAGCCGCCACTCTCAATAATATAGGATTAGTCTATTACAGCATCGGGCAACCCCAGAAGGCTTTGGAATACTTCACCCAAGCTTTGCCCATAAGGCGGGAAGTGGGTAATCGTAGTGGGGAAGCTTCCACTCTCGGTAATATAGGAGGTGTCTATCAAGCGCTTAATCAACCTAATGAAGCGATTACTAATTTGAAAGAATCAGTTAGTATCAATCTTAAAATCCGAGGAGATTTGATTAAGGAATATCGTCAACAATTTTTAAAGGAAGAACGGGGAGCAGCGATCGCCCTTACCAACATTTTAATTGATCAAAATAAACCAGAAGAAGCCTATCAATGGATTAACTCAGCTACTACTTTTGAGCTTGCCGACTATACCCGCCTCATTAATGCTAAAGTCGCTAATCCTGAAGCGCAAAAACTCATCGAGCAATGGACTGAAAAAAATCAACAATTAAACTTACTGCGGCAAAACTTACAAGATAATTTCTCTGAATCTCTAGCTCAAAAAATGCGAGATTTTGAAGCGGAAGTCAACAAAGAAGCTAAAGACATTGTTGAACGTTTTCCTGAAGTAGCAGACTTATTTGAATTTAAGCTTGAAGATATTGCTAAACTGCAAGAAAGTATCCCCACAGAAACAACGGTTATTCATCCTGTTTTACTCACTAATATTCAAAATGTTCCTAATACTGTTGCTATTTTTGTCATCACAAGAGATAAGCTAACCGTTACTAAAGTTCCTCTTAACTCAACTAATATTGACAATCTGATTACGACAACCTATCAAAAGCTTAATAATCGTTTTGATTCAGAATACCTGGAAAATCTCGCTCAACTTTATGACTTTATGATTCGTCCTGTTGAAGCGCAACTCAACCCGAATCAACCTATCAGTATTATTGCTACGGGTAAACTCCGTTATCTGCCTTTTGAAGCGCTTTATGATAGTCAAAAGGATCAATATCTGATTCAAAAATATTCAATTAATTACCTAACTCGTTTATCTACTCGTCAAGTTCCCGTTACTCAAAATACAGCTTCTACACCCAAAATATTAGCCTTTGGCAATCCTAAACCAGAGGGAAAATTAGCCCTTAATGGTGCAGAAGAAGAAGTCAAAACCATTACTCAAATTCTGCCAGGAAGTCAGTCATATCTCGAAAAAAATGCCACTCTCAACAAGTTTAAAACTGACTCAACTCAACAGAAATTTGCCTTAATTCATTTAGCCACTCATGGATGTTTTAACCCTCTAGGATGTTGTCTATCCAAAGTTGATAAGTGTGAAAACCCAGATTTAGCCGCTAATACCATTTTATTTGCTGATGGCTCTTTCAATATTGCTGATGCAGAGTTAGTGGGGTTTCCTAATGTAGCTTTAATTACCTTAAGCGCTTGTCAAACTGCCTTAGAAACTAACTCTAATGGCGAAGAAATATCAGGGGTTGCTTACTTATTTGAGAGAGCAGGTGCCAAAGCGGTTATTGCCAGTTTGTGGAGTGCAGAAGATGAAACTACTAGGGCAATTATGGAGCAATTTTATCATAATATAAAAGAGGGAATGAGTCAAGCAGAAGCCCTACAAAAAGCAAAATTAACTCAAATTGATAGTCATCCTTGGTATTGGTCGCCTTTTATTTTGATTGGGAATACTAATTAA
- a CDS encoding N-acetylmuramoyl-L-alanine amidase: MRLKWLLLSCFSFLLFALPAQAGKLVFWRFESTQNRLTFTTDDRVQPRAQLIPNPTRIVIDLPGIGLGRPGVNQTIGGAIREVRVAQFNAQTARLVIELAPGYTVDPKQVRIRGLSPTQWTVELPTPERVVQQSPPPFPSTPSTPQSSFPDPPTSPSYSNSSLNDPPSDPTPTPEDNTQPSSTPSDFQVTRNGLVVRLDRNGEARKIQVKRSRDRKSINIDLPGARLTSSLAGQTLPVNQYTIGDIKFEQKSNSTARITLNVSDDSPEWQAIYTQGAVVLIPKGGLNNLMGSSSPPPTSTSPAPTSSSPAPTSSSRPPRSSSSVSSTIESVQLFNNNQLVIEADQGIRGSGNWNSRTGEYEIRIVNAQLATRLRGPRLSRNSPIYQLRIRQESPNTAVIFVKPALGIQLGALRQLSNQQLAIDIRPASVSQVPPSVSAPESIPVPPPANPYNPPPTSIPSTPSGNIPQGRTLVVIDPGHGGKDPGAIGIGGLQEKDVILPISQEVAAILQQQGVQAMLTRNSDYFVTLQGRTDMANRAGADLFVSIHANAVAGGRSNINGLEVYYFGNRTLADTIHRNILRSINISDRGVRAARFYVLRTARMPSTLVEVGFVTGSIDNAYLRDPGFRSQMAQAIARGILEYIQRYKL; the protein is encoded by the coding sequence ATGCGACTTAAATGGTTACTACTCAGTTGTTTCAGTTTTCTTCTGTTTGCCTTACCGGCCCAAGCCGGAAAGTTAGTATTTTGGCGGTTTGAGTCTACCCAAAACCGACTGACTTTTACCACTGATGATCGGGTACAACCAAGAGCGCAGTTAATTCCTAATCCCACCCGCATAGTGATTGATCTACCTGGGATCGGCCTGGGTCGCCCTGGTGTTAATCAAACCATTGGGGGAGCGATTCGAGAGGTTAGAGTGGCACAATTTAATGCTCAAACCGCCCGTTTAGTGATTGAATTAGCACCGGGCTATACAGTTGATCCTAAACAAGTTAGGATTCGGGGGCTATCCCCTACCCAGTGGACAGTAGAACTTCCTACTCCAGAAAGAGTTGTTCAACAATCACCCCCGCCTTTTCCCTCGACTCCCTCGACTCCCCAATCATCTTTTCCTGACCCCCCAACTTCGCCATCTTATTCCAATTCCTCTTTGAATGATCCGCCGAGTGATCCAACGCCCACTCCAGAGGATAATACTCAACCTTCCTCTACCCCTTCAGACTTTCAAGTCACTCGTAATGGATTAGTTGTGCGTCTTGATCGCAACGGCGAAGCGCGAAAAATACAGGTCAAACGCAGCCGTGATCGCAAAAGCATTAATATTGATCTACCCGGAGCTAGACTCACCTCTTCCCTAGCAGGTCAAACCCTACCCGTCAATCAATATACGATCGGCGATATTAAATTTGAGCAAAAATCTAACTCAACGGCTCGGATTACCTTAAATGTTTCCGATGATAGCCCAGAATGGCAGGCGATTTATACTCAAGGGGCAGTGGTACTGATTCCTAAAGGGGGGTTGAATAATCTCATGGGCAGCAGTTCTCCACCGCCTACAAGCACTTCTCCCGCCCCTACAAGCAGTTCTCCCGCCCCGACAAGCAGTTCTCGCCCTCCTAGGTCTTCTAGTTCCGTTAGCTCGACAATTGAGTCAGTTCAACTGTTCAATAACAACCAACTGGTTATCGAGGCCGATCAAGGAATTCGAGGCAGTGGGAATTGGAATAGTCGCACAGGAGAGTATGAAATCCGCATTGTTAATGCTCAACTGGCCACGCGATTACGAGGTCCTCGGTTGAGCCGCAATAGTCCCATTTATCAATTGCGGATTCGTCAAGAAAGCCCCAATACGGCTGTGATTTTTGTTAAGCCGGCTTTGGGAATTCAATTGGGCGCTTTACGACAACTGAGTAACCAACAGTTAGCCATCGATATTCGTCCTGCCTCAGTGTCTCAAGTTCCCCCTTCTGTCTCTGCGCCTGAATCTATTCCGGTCCCCCCACCAGCCAATCCTTATAACCCACCGCCCACAAGCATTCCCTCCACTCCCTCGGGAAATATTCCTCAAGGCCGGACATTAGTGGTGATTGACCCCGGGCATGGGGGGAAAGATCCCGGAGCCATCGGCATTGGAGGATTACAAGAAAAAGATGTGATCTTGCCCATTTCTCAAGAAGTCGCGGCAATTTTACAGCAACAAGGGGTGCAAGCCATGTTAACCCGTAATAGTGATTATTTTGTCACTCTCCAAGGACGGACCGATATGGCTAACCGCGCCGGAGCCGATTTATTTGTCAGTATTCATGCTAATGCCGTAGCCGGAGGACGTAGCAATATTAATGGGTTGGAAGTTTATTATTTTGGGAATCGTACATTAGCAGATACTATTCATCGGAATATTCTTCGTAGTATTAATATTAGCGATCGCGGTGTCAGAGCGGCTAGATTTTATGTCCTGAGAACCGCGAGAATGCCCTCTACCTTGGTAGAAGTAGGTTTTGTCACCGGCAGTATAGATAATGCTTATCTTCGAGACCCAGGTTTTCGCAGCCAAATGGCACAGGCCATCGCTAGAGGTATTTTAGAATATATTCAAAGATACAAACTATAG
- the murI gene encoding glutamate racemase, protein MREFQRSPIGIFDSGVGGLTVLRELYRQLPNESILYFADTARLPYGTRSAGEILEFVREIMDWMTAQQVKMVIMACNTSSALALDAVRDEFDVPVLGVILPGARAAVQKGKRIGVIATPATAASNAYRQAIEEIVPTAQVWQVGCPEFVPLIEQNRIYEPLTKEVAKQYLKPLLQLKIDTLVYGCTHYRHLEPLFRQILPSSVRLVDPARYVVSAAEKELELLGLKSNFPSVPTRFCVSGNPETFAVLSRQWLGYIPKVEKIYLPVITSTSSPIQVLE, encoded by the coding sequence ATGAGAGAATTTCAACGTAGTCCTATTGGTATTTTTGATAGTGGTGTGGGCGGACTTACGGTTTTAAGGGAGCTATACCGACAGCTACCGAATGAATCTATTCTTTACTTCGCTGACACAGCCCGTCTTCCCTATGGTACTCGCAGTGCTGGGGAAATTTTAGAGTTTGTACGGGAAATTATGGATTGGATGACCGCTCAACAAGTGAAAATGGTCATCATGGCTTGTAATACTAGCTCGGCATTAGCGCTAGACGCGGTTAGAGATGAGTTTGATGTGCCAGTTTTAGGGGTGATTTTACCGGGGGCTAGGGCGGCAGTACAAAAAGGTAAGCGTATCGGTGTAATTGCAACTCCGGCAACCGCCGCTTCTAATGCCTATCGTCAAGCTATTGAAGAAATTGTCCCTACAGCACAAGTTTGGCAGGTAGGTTGCCCTGAATTTGTCCCCTTGATTGAGCAAAATCGCATTTATGAACCATTAACCAAAGAGGTCGCTAAACAGTATTTAAAACCTCTATTACAACTCAAGATTGATACTCTGGTTTATGGTTGTACCCATTATCGACATTTAGAACCTTTATTTCGTCAAATTCTTCCCTCTTCAGTTCGCTTAGTTGACCCGGCTCGTTATGTCGTCTCGGCTGCTGAGAAGGAATTAGAATTACTCGGTTTAAAAAGCAATTTTCCTTCTGTACCTACTCGTTTTTGTGTTAGTGGTAATCCTGAAACCTTTGCGGTTCTTTCTCGTCAATGGCTCGGTTATATTCCCAAAGTTGAAAAAATTTATCTACCAGTGATCACCAGCACTTCTAGTCCTATACAAGTTTTAGAATAG